The genomic segment TACGGTATCAAGGTCGACGGTACGCCCGTCGCGATCTCGCTGGACGGATCGGCGGCGCTGGGAACGTTGGACCCGGATCAAACCAAACGGATCGGCTACCGCGTGACCGTTCCCGAGAATACGATACTGGAAATCATCGAAGGATTTTTGACGGCGAAGTTTACGTTTGCGCTGAACGGCCTGGCGCATGCGGGTGCGTCGCAATCGAACGAATACAGGGTGCAGGTCGAGGGGAGCGACGAATGAGCGCCTCATAAGGCGAGTAACCCAAAAAGCACGCCGCGGATGCGGCGTGCTTTTTGGGTTACTCTGGGCGACGATCGCGTCCGATTATTGCTGGCCGCCGATCCATTGGAAATGGAAGCTGCCTTCGCGGTCGAGTCTCTCGAACGTGTGCGCGCCGAAGTAATCGCGCTGCGCTTGAAGCAGGTTGGCCGGCAGACGCTCCGTACGGTAGCTGTCGTAGTAAGCGAGCGCCGAGGCGAACGCCGGTACCGGGATGCCTCTCGTAACGGCCGTAGCGACGACCTTGCGCCATGCGCCTTGATAATCGCGCACGACGTTGCCGAAGTATTCGTCCAGCAGCAGGTTTTGCAGCTCCGGATTGCGGTCGTAGGCGTCCTTGATGTTCTGCAGGAAGCCTGCGCGGATAATGCAGCCGCCTCTGAAGATCATGGCGATGCCGCCGTAATTCAGATCCCAGCCGTAAGCGTCCGAAGCGGCGCGCATCTGCGCGAAGCCTTGGGCATACGAAGCGATCTTGCTGGCGAAAAGCGCCTGGCGTACCGCTTCGATGAATGCTTTGGGGTCGCCGTCGTAGCTCGAAGCTTCCGGTCCGGTCAGCTTGCGGCTGGCGATGGCGCGCTCCTCCTTCATCGCCGACAGGAAGCGGGCGAAGACGGATTCGGTAATGATGGATAGCGGCACGCCCAGATCGAGCGCGCTTTGGCTCGTCCATTTGCCCGTTCCCTTTTGCCCCGCCGAATCGAGGATGACGTCAACCATCGGCTTGCCCGTCTCCGGATCGGTCTTGGAGAAGATATCGGCCGTGATCTCGATCAGGTAGCTGTCCAGTTCGCCTTGATTCCACTCGGCGAAAATCTCGTGCAGCTCGGCGGCGCCGAGTCCGAGTACGTCCTTCAGCAGGTGGTACGCTTCGCCGATCAGCTGCATATCGCCGTACTCGATCCCGTTATGCACCATTTTGACATAGTGGCCGGCGCCGTCCGCGCCGATATACGTCGAGCAGGGATCGCCGTTCACCTTGGCGGAGATCGCCGTCAGGATCGGCTCGACGAGCGCATAAGCGTCCTTTTGCCCGCCCGGCATGATCGCGGGACCGTGCAGCGCGCCCTCCTCGCCGCCGGATACGCCGGCGCCGATGAAGCGGAAGCCTTTTTCCTGCAACGCTTTATTTCTGCGCTGCGTATCCGGAAAATATGCATTGCCGCCGTCGATCAAAATGTCGCCTTGATCAAGATACGGTACCAGTTGCTCGATCGTATCGTCCGTCGGCTTGCCGGCCTTTACCATGATCAAAATCTTGCGCGGCGTCTCCAGCGATTGGACGAACTCCTCGACGCTGTACGCGCCGACGAAGTTTTTGCCCTTCGCCTCCTCCAGCAGTTCCTTAGTCTTCTCCGGCGAACGGTTGTATACCGCGACAGAGAAGCCTTTGCTCTCGATGTTCAGGGCGAGATTTTTGCCCATTACCGCAAGTCCGACCACGCCGATTTGCTGCTTGCTCATCCTTCTCCATCCTCCCGTGCTTCATGCTCTCTCTATTTTCAAAGGCTATTTATTAGAAACGCTTAACGCTTATTATTGGACCGCTTTTTTCCAGTCAGCCGCGAACTTTTCCATCCCCTGCTCGGTGAGCGGGTGCTTGGTAAGCTGCTCGATGACCGAGAACGGAATCGTGGCGATATGTGCGCCGGCCATGGCGACACGGGTTACGTGGTCCGGATGGCGCACGGAAGCGGCGATGATCTGCGCGTCCAGGTTATGGATGCGGAACAGTTCCGCGATCTTCGCGACGAGCAGGACGCCGTCTTCGGAGATGTCGTCCAGGCGGCCGAGGAAAGGAGATACGTACGTAGCGCCTGCCCGAGCGGCGAGCAGTGCCTGGTTGACCGTGAAAATCAACGTGACGTTCGTCTTGACGCCTTTCTTGGTCAGGTAGCGGCAAGCTTCGAGACCGGCCAGCGTCATCGGCAGCTTGATGGTGATGTTCTTGTCGTTGTTGTTGATCTTGATCAGCTCGTTGGCTTGGGCGATCATTTCTTCAGCCGTGAGGGCGTCCGGCGTTACTTCGGCGGATACCGATTCGACTTCGGGCACTTCCTTCAGGATCTCTTCAATGCGGTCTTCGAACTTGACGCCTTCCTTGGCGACCAGGGAAGGGTTCGTCGTAACGCCGGATAGAACGCCGATCTTGTACGCTTTTTTGATGTCGGCCAGGTTCGCGGTATCGATGAAAAATTTCATGCTTCAAAAACCTCCATTATTTTTAAGTTTGGATGTGCTGCCGTTACAAATTATAGCAGTTCTTTGGCGATTCGCACGACATTGGATGTTGAAAAGCCGAAGTATTCCATGACCGCGCCGCCGGCGCCCGATGCCCCGAACGTATCGATGGACAGCACCTTGCCGTCCTTGCCGACATAACGGTCCCAGCCGAGCGAGATTCCCGCTTCGATGGACAAGCGCTTCGTTACGGCATCTGGCAGTACGGATTGCTTGTATGCATCCGGCTGCCGGTCGAACAATTCGCGGCTCGGCATCGCCACGACGCGTACGGAGACATCGTCTTTCTCAAGCTCCGCCTTCGCGTTGACTGCCAAGGATACTTCGGAGCCCGTCGCGATCAGAATGAGGTCAGGCTGCGCGTTCGTCTCGGTCAGCACGTAAGCGCCCTTGGCCACTTGCTCGCGGTTCGCCTTCGTCTGCTCGTACGTCGGCAGATTTTGGCGGCTGAGAATCAGCGCGACCGGTCCTTCCTGCTGGGTCAGCGCATAAGCCCAAGCGTTCGCCGTCTCGTTGGCGTCCGACGGACGGATGACCGTCAGGCCGGGAATCGTGCGCAGCGCGGCCAGATGCTCGACGGGCTCATGCGTAGGACCGTCCTCGCCGACGGCGATCGAATCGTGCGTGAATACGTAGACGACCGGCAGCTTCTGCAGCGCGGCAAGTCTGATGGACGGACGCAGATAGTCGCTGAAAACGAAGAACGTGCTGACAAAGGCATTGACGCCGCCATGCAGCGCCATGCCGTTGCCGGCCGCGCCCATCGCATGCTCGCGGACGCCGAAGTACACGTTGCGGCCAGCGTACGAGTCGACCGCAAACTTGGGCTCGCCCTTAATGTCGGTCATCGTCGAATGCGACAGGTCCGCGCTGCCGCCGAAAATCGTCGGCACTTTTTTCACGTAGTGGTTGATCGCTTCGCCGCTCGCTACCCGCGTCGAGATCGACTTGGCCGCGTCGAACGACAGGATATCGCCGTCCTCAAGCGTTACCTTGCCGCTAATCGCGCCGGCCAGCTCTTGACCGAGCGCCGGGTGCGCTTCGCCGTAAGCGGACAGCAGCTTTTGCCATGCCTCTTCCTTGGCGGCGCCTTGACGCTTCAGCAGCTCGAAGTGCGCGCGCACCTCTTCCGGCACGGTGAACTCTTCTTCGTATGCCCAGCCGTAGTTCTGCTTGGTCGCCTTCGCTTCTTCGAGGCCGAGCGGGTTGCCGTGCACCTTATGCGTGCCGGCCGACTTGCTGCCGTAGCCGATGATCGTGCGGATCTCGATAAGCGTCGGCTGATCGCCATGCGCTTTGGCAGCCGCGATGGCTCCCGTTATCGCCGCCAGATCGTTGCCGTCTTCGACGCGCAGATATTGCCAGTTCGCTGATTCGGCGCGCTTTTGCATGTTTTCGCCGAAGCTCAGATTCAGATCGCCGTCGAGCGAGATATCGTTGGAATCGTACAGCACGATTAGCTTGCCCAGCTTCATGTGTCCGGCCATCGACATCGCCTCGTACGAGATGCCTTCCATCAGGCAGCCGTCTCCGACGAGCGCGTACGTATGGTGGTCGACGACGGGGAAGCCGGTCTGATTGAACTTCGAAGCGAGATGCGCTTCGGCCATCGCCATGCCGACCGCCATCGCGATCCCCTGGCCGAGCGGTCCTGTCGTCGCGTCGACGCCGTCCGTGTGACCGAACTCGGGATGGCCCGGCGTCCTGCTGTTCAGCTTGCGGAACTGCTGGAGGTCGTCGATCGTTACCCCGTAGCCGAACAGATGAAGCAAGCTGTACAGCAGCGCGGAGCCGTGCCCGGCCGACAGCACGAAGCGGTCGCGGTTGAACCACTTGGCGTTGGACGGGTTGTGGTTTAAATGCTCGGACCAGAGGGCATAGGCCATCGGGGCCGCCCCCATCGGCAGGCCGGGGTGACCGGAGTTAGCAGCGTTGATGGCGTCGATCGAGAGCGTACGGATCGTATCGACGGACAACTGTTCAATGGTTTGCGTGATAGGCATATTCTGCTCCTTCTTTGTCATCGGATTTAGGCAAGGCTTCGGATTGTTCGTCGTACCACCAGTGATACCCGTCTTCTGCGAGCAGAGCGTCCGATTCGGCGGGACCATGGCTGCCCGCTGCATAGCTGCGCAGCGGCACCGTATTTTCCGCGAATGCGTCCAGCACCGGCTGCACCCACTCCCAGGACATTTCGACCTCGTCCCAATGCGCGAAGAACGTCGAATCGCCCTTCATGGCGTCGCCGATCAAGTTCTCGTAAGCTTCGGGAGAATCGACGGGCGTCGAATGAAGATCGATATGAATCGGCTTGAAGCCGCCGTGCGCGCCGGTTTCCTTCGTATTCAGCCTGAGCGTGATGCTCTCGCCCGGACCGATCTCGATAACGAGCAGGTTCGGCGCGACGCCGTCCTCCGTTTGCGACCAAGCTTGCTTCAGCGGCTCCTTGAATTCGACGACGATGCGCGTCGATTTTTTGTTCATGCGCTTGCCGGTGCGGATGTAGAAAGGCACCCCGCGCCAATCGCCGTTGTCGATGCGCAATCTGGCTGCGATAAACGTGTCGTTCATGGAGTCGGGCCCGATTCCCGGCTCGGTCTTGTAGCCTCCGACCGGTTGTCCGCCGATGCTGCCTTCCGCGTATTGACCGCGTACGACATGCAGGCCGACGTCTTCCTTCGCGACGGGAACCAAGGCTTCCATGATCTTTTTCTTCTTGAAACGCACCTTCTCGGAGCTACTGTCGTAAGGCAGGTGGATTGCCGCCATCATGAGCAGCTGAAGCAGATGGTTCTGGAACATGTCGCGGATCGCGCCGACGTGATCGTAGTAGCCCGCACGCTCTTCGACGCCGACCGACTCGCTGGCCGTGATCTGTACGTTCGCGATATACCGGTTGGTCCAGAGCGCCTGGATGACCGGATTCGCCTGCTGCAGCGATTCGAGACGCTGCACGACCGGCTTGCCGAGGTAGTGATCGATGCGAAAAATTTCTTCTTCGGCAAACGATTCGGACAGCTTCGCATTCAGAGCGCGTGCGGACTGCAGATCGTGGCCGAAAGGCTTTTCGATGACCAGGCGTTTCCAGCCTTCGGCGGAGCCAAGCCCGCTCGCGCGAATGTTGTCGGCGATCGGCTCGAAGTGCTCGGGACCGACTGACAGATAGAACAATCGGTTCGGCGGCATGCGCAGCGCTTTTTCGCGGGATTCGACGAGCGCCAGCAGCTTGCGGTAGTCCTCCTCGCGGCCGATATCGAGCACGCTGTATCGGAAAGCCTCCAAAAAGGCGTTCAGCTTTTCCTTGTCGTCCGGCTGCGTTCGCGAAAACTGATACAGCGAGCGTTCGACGGCAGCCTGGAATACTTCATCGGTCCATTCTCTTCTGCCTAGACCGACGACGGAGAAGGCTTGCGGCAGCTTGCCGCGGATGAACAAGTTATAGAGGGCAGGATAGATTTTGCGCTTGGCCAGATCTCCTGTCGCCCCGAACAGTACAAAAGTGGTCGGTTCCATCTTCCTTCTCCTTCCTTCGAGCGAAGGTACGCTCTGGTTTCTAATTTGTATTTTCACTATAATACGAATCGAAGCCATACAAGTAATTAATATATTTCACAGGAGATATAGACCATGTCTATGGGTAACAATTACGAGCTGTACAAGGTGTTCTATTGGGCGGCCAAAACGGGGAGTTTGACGCAGGCGGCAAAGGCGCTGTTTTTGACGCAGCCCAGCGTGAGCCATGCCATCAAGCAGCTGGAGGAAAGCTTCGGCGTCTCGCTGTTTTACCGCAACTCCAAAGGCGTCGAACTGACGCAGGAAGGCGTCGTCCTGTATTCTTACATCGAGCAATCGCAAATTCTGATCTCGCTGGCGGAAGAAAAAATGGCCGCGCTCAAAAACCTGGACAGCGGCGAGCTCCGCATCGGCGGCAGCGACTCCCTGTTCAAGCATTACGTGCTGCCTTATTTGGAGCAGTTCCACGAGCGCCATCCCGGCGTCAAGCTGCACCTGAATCACGGCACGACGCCCGAGGTCATCACTTTCCTCAAAGAAGGACGCATCGATCTGGGCGTCGTCCGCATGCCGATCGTCGATCCGCAGCTGCAGGTGACAGAGAGCTTTCAGCTGCAGGATTGCTTTGTCGCCGGCGCCAGATATGCGGAGCTCAAAAACGAGGTGTTGACGCTTGACGCGCTGCTCCAGTATCCGATCATCCTGTTTTCGCGCAACAGCCGGGCACGGATGACGATCACGGAAATTTTCCAAAACTACGGCTACTCCATCAAGCCGGAGATCGAAGTCGGCAGCGTCGATCTGCTCATCGAATTCGCAAGACGGGGGCTGGGCATTTCCTATGTGACCCGAGAGTTCGTATCCAGGGAGCTCGAGGAAGGTTCGCTGTTCGAGGTGGCGATCGATATCCCGCTGCCGCCGTCCCATGTCGGATTGTTAACGATGCGAAATATGCCGCTGTCGAGCGCTGCGAAAGCTTTTATCGGATTGGTGAAGTAAAAATCAAAGACGAGGTATGGCGGCTTGGCGGGGGCTTGGCGGTTTGGGAGCTTGGCCGTATTGAACTTGGGCACTCGGAGCGTCTGGCGGACACCGAATCCGAGCTATCGTCCGTCCGATTGGATAAGAAAAAAACGAGCATGCTGGCTTAACGCCTGCACGCTCGTTTAATTAATAGCATTAAATGCCTTGATTCAACTCGAGTATATTCCCCGCCGGATCCCGGAGATAAGCGACGCGGTGCCCCCACTCCGGCGTATCGCGAGGCGGTTGAACGAACGTAACGCCTTTTGACTGCAGATTCTCGTACACAGCATCGAGATCTGCTACTCGGAATACGAGCGCGACTTGATCGCGGCCGCTGAACGGCATCGAAGCCGGCCTCGCTTCAACCGGCTCCTCTGCCATCGGCGTTTCGAGCGCGAAGCTGACGTCGCCCGTCGCAAACTCCGCAAACGGCGTCGTCTCGTCACCGTATCGCACTTCAAGACCGATGATATCGCGGTAAAACAAAAAGCATTCGTGAACATTCGGCGCCAGCAGTCGAACATGCGAGAGCTTCAAAATCATCCTCCGCCCTTCTTTTCGGATGACTTTAGTCTATCATGCGCCGGGAGCGGGCGTTTCTTATCGATTGCTGAATTCGATCCCCGTGTCCTCGGTCGCTTAAAACGAATCCCGGCCAGGCCGAGGGCGTATCCCCCAACCATCGCCGCGAAGCGTCGGTCTGCGATGGCGGCCGCCATTCGGATCGAAGCCGTGTCCTCTTCCGCTTTCCGGATGACCGACGATGCCTCTTCCGCGTGGATCGAAGCCGCGAGGTCCGAAGCCATGCCCGTGATGTCCTCGCCCGCCCCCTGGATCATCGTCTCGTCCATCCTGACCTTCCGTTCCTACTAATTGCCGCTCCAGCTCCCCGATCAACCGGTCCAGATATTCGCCCATCGTCCGCTGCTCTTCCTCGCTAAGACATTCGAACAGCTTGTTATGGTTTTCCTGCTGCTTTTCCATTTCCTCCGCTGCCAGCGAACCGGCTTCCGTCAGCTTCACGTTCATCACCCTTCGGTCTTGCTCGGAAGGCATCCGGTTAATATACCCGTTGCGTTCCAGCTTGCCGAGCAGCTCACCTAGCGATTGATTGCGCATATCCAGCAAATACGACAGCTCCTTTTGGGTAATTTCCGGCTTCAACTTGAGCAGCGACAGTACGCGTCCTTGCCCGCGCAGCGGATCGCCGCCGCCCGCACCTTCTCTCAGCAAATGATGTTGATAACGTCGCAGCAAAATGACGATGCGGAACAATTGCTCCATCAAATTCGATTGATTATTTTCCATAGCGATAGCCTCCCATATTTATTCAGGGGCCTGATAATCAGGTGCCTTGTTTTTATAATACAGGTACCTTTGTATTTAGTCAAATCATTTACAAAAAAAAGCCTTGCCGAAGATCGGCAAGACACAGGCAAGGCTTTTTTGTTGAATCCCCTCTCATAGAGCAGGCGATCTGCGCCCCAAAGGCACAAACCGCCGCATCCCCTCTCATAGAGCAGGCGATCTGCGCCCCAAAGGCACAAACCGCCGCATCCCCTCTCATAGAGCAGGCGATCTGCGCCCCAAAGGCACAAACCGCCGCATCCCCTCTCATAGAGCAGGCGATCTGCGCCCCAAAGGCACAAACCGCCGCATCCCCTCTCGTAGAGCAGGCGATCTGCGCCTCCAAGGCACAAACCGCCGCACCCCCTATCATAGAGCAGGCGATCTGCGCCTCCAAGGCACAAACCGCCGCATCCCCCACCAATCGCGATCACACGACCCGATTCGCCGTCTTCCCGGCCAAAAACGCCTCCAGGTTGCTGACGGCGATCGCCATTAGCCGCTCTCGCGCTTCCCGCGTCGCCCATGCTTGATGCGGCGTAATGATGCAGTTGGCGGCGGACAGCAGCGGATGATCCGCTGGCGGCGGCTCCGCGGACAATACGTCCAGCCCCGCGCCTGCGATGCCGCCGGCGTTCAGGCAGTCTGCGAGATCCTGCTCTGCGATCAAGCGTCCGCGCGCCGTGTTGATCAGGAATGCTGACTTCTTCATCCTCGCGAGACTGTCGCGATTGATGAGCTCTTCCGTATCCGGCGTGAGCGGGCAATGCAGGCTGACCACGTCCGATTTTCCAAGCAGCTCGGGCAAGGATACCCACTCGAAGCCTTCGAACGGAGGCGCCTCGTCGGGATGACGCTTGTACGCGGCGACCCTCATGCCGAAGGCGTGCGCAATGCGCGCAACCGCTTCTCCGATGCGGCCGTAGCCGACGATTCCGAGCGTCTTCCCGCTCAGCTCCGTGAGCGGCGTTTTCCAATAGCTGAAATCGGGGCTGCCCGCCCATTCTCCAGCCTTGACGGAGCGATCGTGCAGACCCGCGTGCTGGCACAGCTCGAGGAGCAAGGCGAATACGGATTGCGCGACGGAATCCGTCCCGTATCCCGGCACGTTCGTAACGGCGACGCCTCGCTCGCCAGCCGTCCGGACGTCGACGATATCGTAACCGGTCGCCAGTACGCCGATATATTCGAGCGCAGGCAGCTTCGCCAGCAGCTCGGCACGGACCGGCGTCTTGTTCGTCAGCACGATGCGCGCATCGCGCGCCCGCTCCTCCGCGAGCTCCGGCGCCGTCCGGTCGTATACCTCAACTTGGCCCAGACGTTCAAAGCCGCTCCAGGACTGATCGCCAGGATTTAGGGTATAGCCGTCTAGCACGACGATTTTCACATTGATCCTCTCCCTTTTCGGCGAGTCCGCACCACTGCGGTCCCATCCAACGATGACGGGACGGCAGTAACCTGCAGACCGCATCGCACGTCTTATTTACAGCATGATCACCGAATCCGTAAAAAATGAGGTGCACAAAAAAATGAATACATCTCCCTGCCTCGTTGTCATTCGCGGCTACCCGTTCGACGAGGGCACCGTTCTGGCGCTCGAGCGGCCGAACGTCGTTTTAGGCCGCAAGGACGCCGAGTGGACGCCCGATATCGGTTTCGACAATGCCTATGTGTCCAGAAAGCATGCCGGGATCGTTTGCGAAAAAGGAATCTGCACATTGACGGACTTTGGCAGCAAGCACGGCACCACGGTAAACGGCAATCGACTGATGCCATTCAAACCCGTCATCCTGAGGGCATCCGACATCGTCGCCTTTTCCAAAGGCTCGGTTTGCCTGGCCTTTTCCAGCCGGGCGTTGGAAGATACGCTGGAGCTCCAGCTCGAACGCGAAGAACTGCTGCGTCCTGGCACCGGTAAGGAAGACTTCGCGCTTGATCCGATCAGGCAAGCGCTCACCGTTCGCAACACGACCTACCCGTTTACGGACAAAGAATACAAATGCGTCGAGCTGCTCCTGCGCAAGGAGCGGAGATTCGTCGGCAAAGAGGAAATCGCCCGCTGCGTATGGCCCGAACGAACCGGCAAGGACGGGATCCCGGCGGCCGGATCGGAAGAGATCAACTCTCTTCTGTACCGTATCCGCAAAAAAACGGGTCCCGTCCTCTCCATCGAAAACGTGCGCGGCAAAGGTTTCGTGCTCAGCCTTTCATCGCTTGCTGAAAAATCCGTTTGACCTTCGGCGTGACATAGGTGCTGCCGCCGCGCCCGTCGACGTCTTCGACCATGACGGCGAGCAGCAGCTTCGGATCGTTCGCGTCAAAGCCGACGAACCAGCCGTTTTCCTCGCCCTTTACGCCTTTTGTTGCCTTGAGCTCGGCCGTGCCCGTCTTGCCGGCGATCGCCGCCCCTTGAATATAGGCGCCGTGGCCGACGCCTTCCGGACTCGCCACCGCCTGAACGAGATCCTTCTTCAAAAGCTCCGCCGACTCGGGCGTCATCGCGGCCGCCTTCCAGAGCTGCGGCGAATCTGGATCGTCCTCCAGCGTCAATCGCGGATATGCGATATTCCCCCCATTGACGATCGCCGAGAAGGCAAGCGCCACATGAAGCGACGTCATCGTCACTTCGCCTTGCCCGTAGCCCGAGTCCGCGAGCTGAATCTCGTTTTTGAGGCCTTTGTTGGACAGCTGTGACTTGGCCAGGGGATAGACGATCGGGATCGCTTCCCCGATGCCGAACTTGGCGACGTCCTCGGCGAATTTGTCCTTGCCGAGCGCGAGCGCCGCCTGCGCGAAGTAGATGTTGTCCGAGTAGGTGAGCGCCTTGGACAAGTCGACCGGATTGACGGCGTGCACCCGCTTCACGTAGTAGCTGCCCCACGAGCCGTCCTTCGTCCACTTCAAGCCGGAGATCTCGACGGCCTTGTCCGGATCGAGCGTCCCGGCGTCCAGTCCGATCGCGGCCGTAACGAGCTTGAACGACGAGCCGGGCGCGTAGCCTTTGGAAAAGCGGTTCAGGAACGGGTGACGCGGGTCGTCGTTCCAGGCCGCGTACTGCTTGGCGGACAAGCCGCGCGCGAAGGCGTTCGGATCGTAGGACGGACTGCTGAGCAGCGCCAGCACCTCGCCGGTCCGGGGCTCGATCGCCGCAGCCGACGACGCGTCCGCCTTGATCTCCTCGTAAATCGTTTTTTGCAAACCTGCGTCCACGGTCAGTTGAAAAGACGTTCCGG from the Cohnella hashimotonis genome contains:
- the gndA gene encoding NADP-dependent phosphogluconate dehydrogenase → MSKQQIGVVGLAVMGKNLALNIESKGFSVAVYNRSPEKTKELLEEAKGKNFVGAYSVEEFVQSLETPRKILIMVKAGKPTDDTIEQLVPYLDQGDILIDGGNAYFPDTQRRNKALQEKGFRFIGAGVSGGEEGALHGPAIMPGGQKDAYALVEPILTAISAKVNGDPCSTYIGADGAGHYVKMVHNGIEYGDMQLIGEAYHLLKDVLGLGAAELHEIFAEWNQGELDSYLIEITADIFSKTDPETGKPMVDVILDSAGQKGTGKWTSQSALDLGVPLSIITESVFARFLSAMKEERAIASRKLTGPEASSYDGDPKAFIEAVRQALFASKIASYAQGFAQMRAASDAYGWDLNYGGIAMIFRGGCIIRAGFLQNIKDAYDRNPELQNLLLDEYFGNVVRDYQGAWRKVVATAVTRGIPVPAFASALAYYDSYRTERLPANLLQAQRDYFGAHTFERLDREGSFHFQWIGGQQ
- the fsa gene encoding fructose-6-phosphate aldolase, which translates into the protein MKFFIDTANLADIKKAYKIGVLSGVTTNPSLVAKEGVKFEDRIEEILKEVPEVESVSAEVTPDALTAEEMIAQANELIKINNNDKNITIKLPMTLAGLEACRYLTKKGVKTNVTLIFTVNQALLAARAGATYVSPFLGRLDDISEDGVLLVAKIAELFRIHNLDAQIIAASVRHPDHVTRVAMAGAHIATIPFSVIEQLTKHPLTEQGMEKFAADWKKAVQ
- the tkt gene encoding transketolase codes for the protein MTQTIEQLSVDTIRTLSIDAINAANSGHPGLPMGAAPMAYALWSEHLNHNPSNAKWFNRDRFVLSAGHGSALLYSLLHLFGYGVTIDDLQQFRKLNSRTPGHPEFGHTDGVDATTGPLGQGIAMAVGMAMAEAHLASKFNQTGFPVVDHHTYALVGDGCLMEGISYEAMSMAGHMKLGKLIVLYDSNDISLDGDLNLSFGENMQKRAESANWQYLRVEDGNDLAAITGAIAAAKAHGDQPTLIEIRTIIGYGSKSAGTHKVHGNPLGLEEAKATKQNYGWAYEEEFTVPEEVRAHFELLKRQGAAKEEAWQKLLSAYGEAHPALGQELAGAISGKVTLEDGDILSFDAAKSISTRVASGEAINHYVKKVPTIFGGSADLSHSTMTDIKGEPKFAVDSYAGRNVYFGVREHAMGAAGNGMALHGGVNAFVSTFFVFSDYLRPSIRLAALQKLPVVYVFTHDSIAVGEDGPTHEPVEHLAALRTIPGLTVIRPSDANETANAWAYALTQQEGPVALILSRQNLPTYEQTKANREQVAKGAYVLTETNAQPDLILIATGSEVSLAVNAKAELEKDDVSVRVVAMPSRELFDRQPDAYKQSVLPDAVTKRLSIEAGISLGWDRYVGKDGKVLSIDTFGASGAGGAVMEYFGFSTSNVVRIAKELL
- the zwf gene encoding glucose-6-phosphate dehydrogenase, with protein sequence MEPTTFVLFGATGDLAKRKIYPALYNLFIRGKLPQAFSVVGLGRREWTDEVFQAAVERSLYQFSRTQPDDKEKLNAFLEAFRYSVLDIGREEDYRKLLALVESREKALRMPPNRLFYLSVGPEHFEPIADNIRASGLGSAEGWKRLVIEKPFGHDLQSARALNAKLSESFAEEEIFRIDHYLGKPVVQRLESLQQANPVIQALWTNRYIANVQITASESVGVEERAGYYDHVGAIRDMFQNHLLQLLMMAAIHLPYDSSSEKVRFKKKKIMEALVPVAKEDVGLHVVRGQYAEGSIGGQPVGGYKTEPGIGPDSMNDTFIAARLRIDNGDWRGVPFYIRTGKRMNKKSTRIVVEFKEPLKQAWSQTEDGVAPNLLVIEIGPGESITLRLNTKETGAHGGFKPIHIDLHSTPVDSPEAYENLIGDAMKGDSTFFAHWDEVEMSWEWVQPVLDAFAENTVPLRSYAAGSHGPAESDALLAEDGYHWWYDEQSEALPKSDDKEGAEYAYHANH
- a CDS encoding LysR family transcriptional regulator gives rise to the protein MGNNYELYKVFYWAAKTGSLTQAAKALFLTQPSVSHAIKQLEESFGVSLFYRNSKGVELTQEGVVLYSYIEQSQILISLAEEKMAALKNLDSGELRIGGSDSLFKHYVLPYLEQFHERHPGVKLHLNHGTTPEVITFLKEGRIDLGVVRMPIVDPQLQVTESFQLQDCFVAGARYAELKNEVLTLDALLQYPIILFSRNSRARMTITEIFQNYGYSIKPEIEVGSVDLLIEFARRGLGISYVTREFVSRELEEGSLFEVAIDIPLPPSHVGLLTMRNMPLSSAAKAFIGLVK
- a CDS encoding VOC family protein, with the protein product MILKLSHVRLLAPNVHECFLFYRDIIGLEVRYGDETTPFAEFATGDVSFALETPMAEEPVEARPASMPFSGRDQVALVFRVADLDAVYENLQSKGVTFVQPPRDTPEWGHRVAYLRDPAGNILELNQGI
- a CDS encoding MarR family winged helix-turn-helix transcriptional regulator is translated as MENNQSNLMEQLFRIVILLRRYQHHLLREGAGGGDPLRGQGRVLSLLKLKPEITQKELSYLLDMRNQSLGELLGKLERNGYINRMPSEQDRRVMNVKLTEAGSLAAEEMEKQQENHNKLFECLSEEEQRTMGEYLDRLIGELERQLVGTEGQDGRDDDPGGGRGHHGHGFGPRGFDPRGRGIVGHPESGRGHGFDPNGGRHRRPTLRGDGWGIRPRPGRDSF
- a CDS encoding D-2-hydroxyacid dehydrogenase; this encodes MKIVVLDGYTLNPGDQSWSGFERLGQVEVYDRTAPELAEERARDARIVLTNKTPVRAELLAKLPALEYIGVLATGYDIVDVRTAGERGVAVTNVPGYGTDSVAQSVFALLLELCQHAGLHDRSVKAGEWAGSPDFSYWKTPLTELSGKTLGIVGYGRIGEAVARIAHAFGMRVAAYKRHPDEAPPFEGFEWVSLPELLGKSDVVSLHCPLTPDTEELINRDSLARMKKSAFLINTARGRLIAEQDLADCLNAGGIAGAGLDVLSAEPPPADHPLLSAANCIITPHQAWATREARERLMAIAVSNLEAFLAGKTANRVV
- a CDS encoding FHA domain-containing protein yields the protein MNTSPCLVVIRGYPFDEGTVLALERPNVVLGRKDAEWTPDIGFDNAYVSRKHAGIVCEKGICTLTDFGSKHGTTVNGNRLMPFKPVILRASDIVAFSKGSVCLAFSSRALEDTLELQLEREELLRPGTGKEDFALDPIRQALTVRNTTYPFTDKEYKCVELLLRKERRFVGKEEIARCVWPERTGKDGIPAAGSEEINSLLYRIRKKTGPVLSIENVRGKGFVLSLSSLAEKSV